The following DNA comes from Microbacterium foliorum.
TGCGAACTGCTCGAGCAGCTCCTCAGTGGTGAGCTTAGCCATGATGTATCTCCTAGATAGGTGGGTGTGTTGAACGAGATCGCAGGTCGCTTACGCGGCCTCAGCGGTCTCCAGCTTTTCGCGAAGAGCATCGATGGTGGCGGCAGCCTTGCCCATCGTCGCCTTCATCATGCCCGCAGCCTTCGCCAGCAGAACCTCACGGCTCTCGAGCGCGGCGTACTTGTTGACCTCGTCGGCGGAGAGGGCGTTGCCCTCGAAGATGCCCGACTTGATCACGAGAAGCGGGTTGGCCTTGGCGAAGTCACGAAGAGCCTTGGCAGTGGCGACGAAGTCACCGTGCACGAACGCGACGGCAGACGGACCCTTGAGGTCGTCGTCCAGCGCGGTGATGCCAGCCTTGTTGGCGGCGATCTTGGTCAGCGTGTTCTTCACCACGGCGTACTCAGCGTCCTGACGGATGCTGTTGCGCAGCTCCTTGAGCTGGGCAACCGTCAGACCGCGGTACTCGGTCAGCAGAACGGCAGTCGAGTTCTCGAATGACTTCGTGAGCTCGGCAACCGATGCGTCCTTCTGCGCCATGGTCACTCCTTGGTGTGTACGAGGCGCCGCACGGAGGTGAGGCGCCGATTCCGACCCCTGGCAACAGAAAAGCTCCGGCGCAAGCGCACGGAGCTTTGAGAAGTTCGTGTCCTGCGCGGGCCCCTGCTGAGCAGAGCTTCAATCCTCCTGCGCTTGCGCGCACGATGATGACCAGCGGTCTTCGGTTACGACAACTGTACCCCAGGGCATCGGCACCTCCCAAATCGTCGGGATCATCGCCGGTTCGCGGCTCGGCCTCCGTGCCCGGCCAGCGCGTCGGCCGCGCGGATCAGAGTCAGATGCGACAGTGCCTGCGGGGTGTTGCCCGCCTGCCGGTCCTGCCCGACGTCGTACTCCTCCGAGAGCAGGCCGAGGTCGTTCGTCATGTCGATCAATCGCGACATCAGATCACGGGCCTCGTCGGTGCGCCCGGTCGCCGCATACTGCTCGACCAGCCAGAAGCTGCACGCGATGAAGGGATGCTCCCCTCCCTCGAGCCCGTCGACGCCGGATTCCGTGCGGTAGCGGCGGACGAATCCCTCGGTGAGCAGAGTCCGCTCGATCTGCGCCACTGTGCGGAGCATCCGCGGATCGTCCGGCGCGCAGTACCCGACCTGCGGGAGCACGAGCAGTGAGGCGTCGACCTCGGTCGAGCCGTAGTGCTGGGTGAAGTACCCCTCGACGGGGTCGACGCCGCGCTCGTCGATCTCGCGCCGCAGACTGTCGCGGACCGTCGCCCAGCGATCGGCATCGCCGGCGAGGCCGTGCTCGCGCACGGCGCGCACACCACGATCGAGCGCTGCCCACATCATGACCCGGGAGTGCGTGAACCACTGCGGCTCACCCCGGATCTCCCAGATGCCGTTGTCGGGGCGGTCGATCGAGGCGATCACCTGTTCGATGAGTGCCCGTTGCAGCGGCCA
Coding sequences within:
- the rplJ gene encoding 50S ribosomal protein L10; the encoded protein is MAQKDASVAELTKSFENSTAVLLTEYRGLTVAQLKELRNSIRQDAEYAVVKNTLTKIAANKAGITALDDDLKGPSAVAFVHGDFVATAKALRDFAKANPLLVIKSGIFEGNALSADEVNKYAALESREVLLAKAAGMMKATMGKAAATIDALREKLETAEAA